A region of Flavobacterium indicum GPTSA100-9 = DSM 17447 DNA encodes the following proteins:
- a CDS encoding murein L,D-transpeptidase catalytic domain family protein, with amino-acid sequence MSYKFLPLLFLGFLAFKPAVKAVKTTNNVNDSVKIIENNRLLAENKEINFEVLSKNVFNSINKGAYSLPSLESFTKAFEGYEQLKKLGKVKNEVLTIIDFSLSSTKERMWVIDMTTQRVILQSLVSHGMNSGTEYAKSFSNENNSHKSSLGFYLTGETYNGKHGLSMKLDGQEFGVNHNARERAVVVHGAEYVNKNLIKTQGYIGRSQGCPAVPTHLTKKLIDITKNKSVLYIHHPSRIYMNKSSLTS; translated from the coding sequence ATGAGTTACAAATTTTTACCACTTCTTTTTTTAGGCTTTTTAGCATTTAAACCAGCTGTAAAAGCAGTAAAAACGACGAATAATGTAAATGATTCTGTAAAAATTATAGAAAACAACAGACTATTAGCAGAAAATAAAGAAATTAACTTTGAGGTACTATCTAAAAATGTTTTTAATTCAATAAATAAAGGAGCATACTCATTACCATCATTAGAAAGTTTTACTAAAGCTTTTGAAGGTTATGAGCAATTAAAAAAATTAGGCAAAGTTAAAAATGAAGTGTTGACTATTATTGATTTTAGTTTATCTTCTACAAAAGAAAGAATGTGGGTTATTGACATGACCACTCAACGTGTAATATTACAATCATTAGTTTCACATGGAATGAATTCAGGAACTGAATATGCAAAATCTTTTTCTAACGAGAACAATTCTCATAAAAGCAGCTTAGGTTTTTATTTAACTGGAGAAACTTACAATGGAAAACACGGTCTTTCAATGAAATTAGATGGTCAAGAATTTGGTGTAAATCACAATGCAAGAGAAAGAGCAGTTGTTGTACACGGTGCTGAATATGTAAACAAAAATTTAATCAAGACTCAAGGATATATAGGAAGAAGTCAGGGTTGTCCTGCAGTACCTACGCACTTGACCAAAAAACTTATTGATATTACAAAAAATAAATCGGTTTTATATATTCATCATCCATCAAGAATTTACATGAACAAAAGTTCATTAACTTCTTAA
- a CDS encoding L,D-transpeptidase family protein: MKHTISIILLIVLGFFSCKKEENKEVLFAQHDIVDTVRNVTIHVMPQDLLESQSDSVQAYYRKFKNYEIWYDRENREDLIAQIENCKSEGLNPDDYNLTKIYNIEIKRDLLEKEELLAYDVLLTETFEKLATHFYKGKVNPKEVAPNWDLFEKKLAVSNLLVEAIPSKKVATTLKGLLPKHWQYKMLRQALIDIEKYPNSKFDSIRFSKKIVLNDTTSVVKKIKERLIFWNDYKRKDSVLTGVYDTITFKAVKRFQSRHGLLADGVIGAGTIKALNFTKETRKQQILANLERWRWYPKDLGKQYIIVNLPEFKLHYVIDNDTVAERKVVVGRPKRMTPVLSSKLSNFVINPTWTVPPTIIKEDLAVDAAKNRGYFSRSRIKIYNSKNQLVSPQSWNPNKPNNYRYVQDPGYNNSLGLVKFNFPNSHLVYLHDTNHREMFAYNYRALSSGCVRVENPVELAKQILSSQDGDRWKDGKEIDKIISKKDTYMIKVKQSIYIHQLYWTCWTNTNGLQFRDDIYNLDLGVYAKLRS; this comes from the coding sequence ATGAAGCACACCATTTCAATTATTTTGTTAATCGTATTAGGATTTTTTTCTTGTAAAAAAGAGGAAAACAAAGAGGTTCTTTTTGCGCAACATGATATTGTAGATACGGTTAGGAATGTCACAATACATGTTATGCCTCAAGATTTACTTGAAAGTCAATCCGACAGTGTTCAGGCTTATTATCGTAAATTTAAAAATTATGAAATTTGGTATGATCGCGAAAATAGAGAAGACTTAATTGCGCAAATAGAGAATTGTAAATCTGAAGGTTTAAACCCTGATGATTATAATTTGACAAAAATATATAATATTGAAATCAAAAGAGATTTATTAGAAAAAGAGGAATTGTTGGCCTATGATGTATTACTAACGGAAACTTTTGAAAAACTTGCAACACATTTTTATAAAGGAAAGGTAAATCCTAAGGAAGTAGCACCAAATTGGGATTTGTTTGAAAAAAAATTAGCCGTTTCAAATTTATTAGTGGAAGCAATTCCTAGTAAAAAAGTAGCAACCACACTCAAAGGATTGCTTCCAAAGCATTGGCAATATAAAATGCTTCGACAAGCTTTAATTGATATTGAAAAATATCCAAATTCAAAGTTTGATTCTATCCGATTTAGTAAAAAAATCGTATTGAATGATACAACTTCTGTGGTTAAAAAAATAAAGGAACGATTGATTTTTTGGAACGATTATAAAAGAAAAGATTCAGTTCTTACGGGAGTATATGATACCATTACTTTTAAAGCAGTTAAACGTTTTCAATCGAGACACGGATTATTAGCTGATGGAGTTATTGGGGCAGGAACAATCAAAGCTTTAAATTTTACAAAAGAAACAAGAAAACAACAAATTTTAGCCAATTTGGAACGGTGGAGATGGTATCCAAAAGATTTAGGGAAACAGTACATTATTGTAAATTTACCGGAATTTAAGTTGCATTATGTAATAGATAATGATACCGTTGCAGAAAGAAAAGTTGTAGTTGGAAGACCTAAGCGAATGACTCCTGTATTGTCTTCAAAATTGTCAAATTTTGTTATAAATCCAACATGGACGGTTCCTCCAACCATTATTAAAGAAGATTTAGCGGTGGATGCTGCAAAAAATAGAGGTTATTTTTCAAGAAGTAGAATAAAAATTTATAATTCAAAAAATCAATTAGTCTCACCGCAAAGCTGGAATCCAAACAAACCAAATAACTATAGGTATGTACAAGATCCTGGTTACAATAATTCACTTGGTTTAGTTAAGTTTAATTTCCCAAACAGCCATTTGGTGTATTTACACGATACAAATCACAGAGAAATGTTTGCGTACAATTATAGAGCATTAAGCTCGGGTTGTGTTAGAGTGGAAAATCCAGTTGAACTAGCAAAGCAAATTTTATCCAGTCAAGACGGTGATCGATGGAAAGATGGAAAAGAAATAGATAAAATTATTTCTAAAAAAGATACTTATATGATAAAAGTAAAACAATCCATTTATATTCATCAACTGTACTGGACATGTTGGACAAATACAAACGGATTGCAGTTTAGAGATGATATATATAATTTAGATCTTGGGGTTTATGCTAAATTAAGAAGTTAA
- a CDS encoding YtxH domain-containing protein, with protein sequence MKTKDLVIGVLGGIAVGAVLGVLFAPDKGSNTRKKIVDKGNDVTDNFKAQLTAILNKLDNKSEEVASKVDEVVSNEAKRNDLENKVLGI encoded by the coding sequence ATGAAAACAAAAGATTTAGTTATTGGAGTTCTCGGCGGAATAGCTGTAGGAGCAGTATTAGGAGTGCTTTTTGCGCCAGACAAGGGAAGTAACACTAGAAAAAAAATTGTAGATAAAGGTAATGATGTAACAGATAATTTTAAGGCTCAATTGACAGCAATTTTGAATAAGTTAGACAATAAATCAGAGGAAGTTGCTTCAAAAGTTGATGAGGTAGTTTCGAATGAAGCAAAAAGAAATGACTTAGAAAATAAAGTTTTAGGTATTTAA
- a CDS encoding lmo0937 family membrane protein yields MEDLLYIAAIVLVILWAIGFFVYSTTALIHVLLVLAVIAIVLRVIKGKKI; encoded by the coding sequence ATGGAAGATTTATTATACATAGCCGCAATAGTATTAGTTATTTTATGGGCTATCGGATTTTTTGTGTACAGTACCACAGCTTTAATACATGTTTTATTGGTACTTGCCGTGATTGCTATAGTGTTAAGAGTAATAAAAGGGAAGAAAATTTAA
- a CDS encoding porin family protein yields the protein MKSSRKATTVLALLIGLLMSAQDNSTPNAKVGFKGGINLSNLYVDDVDDENVLTGFNAGLFFDLPLSKNVSLQPEVSYTVKGAEVTYDNLLVSGTTKYRLNYIEVPVLLKATILPGFNIHFGPYAAFLVDAKITNESTNATFNFEQNIDKSDLNTIDAGLALGTGIDLGNFGIGVRYNYGLTKVGKEQNYAGTTYTFPNGKNSVLNIYATIKF from the coding sequence ATGAAAAGTAGTAGAAAAGCAACAACAGTATTAGCCTTGTTGATAGGATTATTAATGAGTGCACAAGACAATTCAACTCCAAATGCAAAAGTGGGTTTTAAAGGAGGGATAAACTTATCTAATTTGTATGTAGATGATGTAGATGATGAAAATGTTTTAACAGGATTTAATGCCGGTTTGTTCTTTGATTTGCCTTTGTCTAAAAATGTATCCCTACAACCAGAAGTAAGTTATACTGTAAAAGGAGCGGAGGTTACGTATGATAATTTATTGGTATCAGGAACTACAAAATACCGTTTAAATTATATTGAAGTTCCGGTATTATTGAAAGCAACTATTTTGCCTGGCTTCAACATCCATTTTGGACCCTATGCTGCTTTTTTAGTTGATGCAAAAATTACTAATGAGTCAACAAATGCAACTTTTAATTTTGAGCAAAACATAGATAAAAGTGACTTAAATACAATAGATGCAGGGTTAGCTTTGGGTACTGGTATCGATTTAGGAAATTTTGGAATTGGTGTTCGTTATAATTATGGACTTACTAAAGTTGGAAAAGAACAAAATTACGCTGGAACAACATATACATTTCCTAATGGTAAAAACAGTGTGTTAAATATTTATGCGACAATAAAATTTTAA
- a CDS encoding ATP-binding protein: protein MKNFTFPKSPVFLRVVFVVSVAVIFFISAMTYKHLLVLNNSSKWVTHSYDVSLNLEKLFTYIKELEVARRDYILTQDKTDLEMMTVSKLKVEKTMYIIDLQTRGNVNQQKNILQLKDLINKQYNFIEDYSRESKAILTDVDLKMNLLASKKIIHDLKIKIYEMINLEIKVLKERQEENNNALAFTPIILYVTQLITLAIVSLAFVRINKDLQEIKTKNNDLVISNEISNLAEEVGNYGSWHWDLVEDKMYYSDNMFKMLGVEKDAFQPNNENYAQFVHPDDKDFVNEQIQKMKNNQKVDSFTYRIVKKDGEIRYRKAVGKLVNRNGKNSIVGTTIDITEERNINNQIEDRNRELERNNRELEAFNYVASHDLQEPLRKIQTFISRLDEKEKHSLSDNGKAYLERIKSAATRMRLLIDDLLQFSRTNKTEKVFELSDLNELLNQSTVELSQEIEKTNTKIIADKLPIVNVIPFQIQQMFTNLISNSIKYRKPNSSPEIQIKYTKVNAEEENLLPLNLTGYFYKFQFIDNGIGFEQQYAEKIFILFNRLHNKEEYQGTGIGLAICKKIIDNHKGYIIAKGEPDLGATFTFFLPV, encoded by the coding sequence ATGAAAAATTTCACATTTCCTAAATCGCCTGTTTTTTTACGTGTGGTGTTTGTAGTATCAGTGGCTGTAATATTTTTTATCTCGGCAATGACTTACAAGCATTTATTGGTTTTAAACAATTCTTCAAAATGGGTAACTCATTCCTATGACGTTTCTTTAAATTTAGAAAAGTTATTTACTTACATTAAGGAGCTAGAAGTAGCAAGGAGGGATTATATTTTAACTCAGGATAAAACAGATTTAGAAATGATGACTGTTTCTAAGTTAAAAGTTGAAAAAACAATGTATATTATTGATTTGCAAACAAGAGGCAATGTGAATCAACAGAAAAATATTCTTCAATTAAAAGATTTGATTAATAAACAGTATAACTTCATTGAGGATTATAGTCGTGAGTCTAAAGCAATTTTAACAGATGTAGATCTAAAAATGAATCTATTAGCTTCTAAAAAAATTATTCATGATTTAAAAATCAAAATTTATGAAATGATTAATTTAGAAATAAAAGTGCTAAAAGAGCGACAAGAAGAAAATAATAATGCGTTAGCTTTTACTCCAATTATACTCTATGTTACACAATTAATAACATTGGCAATAGTTTCATTGGCTTTTGTACGAATTAACAAAGACTTACAAGAAATTAAAACGAAGAATAATGATTTAGTTATATCAAATGAAATTTCAAATTTGGCAGAAGAAGTTGGTAATTACGGGAGCTGGCATTGGGATTTAGTTGAAGATAAAATGTATTATTCTGATAATATGTTTAAAATGTTGGGTGTTGAAAAAGATGCATTTCAACCTAATAATGAAAATTATGCTCAATTTGTACATCCAGATGATAAAGACTTTGTAAATGAACAAATTCAAAAAATGAAAAACAATCAAAAAGTTGATTCATTTACTTATAGAATTGTAAAAAAAGATGGAGAAATTAGGTATAGAAAAGCAGTTGGTAAATTAGTAAATAGAAATGGTAAAAACAGTATAGTTGGTACCACTATCGATATAACTGAAGAACGAAATATAAACAATCAAATTGAAGATAGAAATAGAGAATTGGAACGAAATAATCGCGAATTAGAAGCATTTAATTATGTTGCCAGTCACGATTTACAAGAGCCATTGCGAAAAATTCAAACTTTTATTTCTCGTTTAGATGAAAAAGAGAAACATAGTTTATCAGATAATGGCAAAGCGTATCTGGAACGAATTAAATCTGCAGCTACCAGAATGCGTTTGTTAATTGACGATTTATTGCAATTTTCCCGAACCAATAAAACAGAAAAAGTATTTGAACTGTCAGATTTAAATGAGCTTTTAAATCAATCAACAGTTGAATTATCGCAAGAAATTGAAAAAACAAACACAAAAATTATCGCTGATAAATTACCAATTGTAAATGTAATTCCTTTTCAAATTCAACAAATGTTTACCAATTTAATTTCAAATTCAATTAAATATAGAAAACCCAATAGTTCACCAGAAATCCAAATTAAATACACAAAAGTAAATGCGGAAGAGGAAAATTTGTTGCCATTAAATTTAACGGGTTATTTTTATAAATTTCAGTTTATAGACAATGGTATTGGATTTGAACAACAATATGCTGAAAAAATATTTATATTATTTAATAGACTTCATAATAAAGAAGAGTATCAAGGAACAGGAATCGGTTTGGCTATATGTAAAAAGATTATTGACAATCATAAAGGCTATATAATAGCGAAAGGAGAACCTGATCTAGGAGCTACATTTACGTTTTTTTTACCAGTTTAA
- a CDS encoding response regulator, which yields MQKEYIHIILADDDEDDRLFFTDAFDEIKINTKVQTFNDGVELMEYLQKDEAILPQVLFLDLNMPRKGGIECLHEIKQNNKFKDIAIAIYSTSSSEQDIEETFISGANIYIKKPNDFAALKKVLSDVVTINWQYHTSGLNKDNFLLRM from the coding sequence ATGCAAAAAGAGTATATCCATATAATTTTAGCGGACGATGATGAAGATGATCGTTTGTTTTTTACTGATGCTTTTGATGAAATAAAAATAAATACAAAGGTGCAAACTTTCAATGATGGTGTTGAATTAATGGAATATTTGCAAAAAGATGAGGCAATACTTCCTCAGGTATTATTTTTGGATTTAAACATGCCTAGAAAAGGCGGAATTGAATGTTTACACGAAATAAAGCAAAACAATAAGTTTAAAGATATTGCCATTGCCATTTATTCAACCTCTTCTTCAGAACAAGATATTGAAGAAACCTTTATAAGTGGAGCAAATATTTACATTAAAAAACCAAATGATTTTGCAGCTTTAAAAAAAGTATTGTCAGATGTGGTAACAATAAATTGGCAATACCATACTTCTGGTTTAAATAAAGATAATTTTTTATTACGCATGTAA
- a CDS encoding helix-turn-helix domain-containing protein, with amino-acid sequence MKAFLKFDIPTLAKKVLEEKLQLFDVKFQVTGFGELEFFENLNEEKLQAIISLFQDYGIEVIENQKTILIQKIKDAIHEMIFQDTPVGVKSSVYLAEKLNHSYGYLSNLFSEVTYTSIENYIILQKIEYAKQLIVNDKLSLTEIAYKLNYSSVAHLSTQFKNTTGITPSAFQRIITKRRELANKK; translated from the coding sequence ATGAAAGCGTTTTTAAAATTTGATATTCCTACCTTAGCTAAAAAAGTATTGGAGGAAAAATTGCAATTATTTGATGTGAAATTTCAAGTAACTGGATTTGGAGAATTAGAGTTTTTTGAAAATTTAAATGAAGAAAAACTTCAAGCCATTATTAGTTTATTTCAAGACTATGGAATTGAAGTGATTGAAAATCAGAAGACAATTTTGATACAAAAAATTAAAGATGCTATTCATGAGATGATTTTTCAAGACACACCTGTTGGTGTTAAAAGCTCGGTTTATTTAGCCGAAAAATTAAATCATAGTTATGGTTATTTGTCTAATTTATTTTCAGAAGTTACGTATACATCTATTGAAAATTATATTATTCTTCAAAAGATTGAATATGCCAAACAGTTAATAGTAAATGACAAATTAAGTTTAACAGAAATTGCGTATAAATTAAACTATTCTAGTGTAGCGCATTTAAGCACACAATTTAAAAATACAACAGGAATCACACCGTCAGCATTTCAAAGAATTATAACTAAAAGAAGAGAATTGGCCAACAAAAAATAA
- a CDS encoding AI-2E family transporter gives MKTTTNSIQIASSLVATIAVVFILYMLQAFLIPLLIAIILSVMVFPMVRFLERKLRFNRVLSALSALFILASLTFFVFYFICFQIKDFLDQSDIYASRLNVLYEEIQLHFKKYNLSGLLSSENKNLKIEALLKDNFSKIGEFVTQSGSILSDLFLIPIYIFFFLLYRKFFVTFIYKVFPKKNNRFINTILKKIYDVQKSYLLGLFTVMFIVGVLNSLGLLFLGIENPFFFGFLAALLLLIPYIGILIGSLLPALVALATKDSSWYAVAVIGVFGFVQFLEGNFITPKITGSKVSVNSFVSIIALVLFSMLWGTAGMVLALPITASLKIIFDHTQHLKPYGFLIGEPLDEHLKSNAMHRLKIWKEIRANKN, from the coding sequence ATGAAAACAACTACTAATTCAATACAGATCGCATCAAGTTTAGTTGCTACTATTGCCGTTGTATTTATTTTATATATGTTGCAAGCATTTTTAATTCCTCTATTAATTGCAATTATTTTAAGTGTAATGGTTTTTCCAATGGTGCGATTTTTAGAAAGAAAGTTACGATTTAACAGAGTATTGTCGGCCTTGAGTGCTCTTTTTATATTAGCTTCTTTGACTTTTTTTGTTTTTTATTTTATTTGTTTTCAAATAAAAGATTTCTTAGATCAGTCGGATATTTATGCCTCAAGATTAAATGTGTTATACGAAGAAATTCAACTTCATTTTAAAAAATATAATTTAAGCGGATTGCTTTCATCAGAAAATAAGAATTTAAAAATAGAAGCTCTTTTAAAGGACAATTTTTCTAAAATAGGCGAATTTGTAACACAATCAGGAAGTATACTTAGTGATTTGTTCTTAATTCCAATTTACATTTTTTTCTTCTTATTGTATAGAAAATTCTTTGTAACTTTTATTTATAAAGTGTTTCCCAAAAAGAACAATAGGTTTATAAATACTATTTTAAAAAAGATATACGACGTTCAAAAAAGTTATTTATTAGGGTTGTTTACTGTAATGTTTATAGTTGGTGTGCTTAATAGTCTGGGATTACTTTTTTTGGGAATTGAAAATCCTTTTTTCTTCGGTTTTTTAGCAGCATTATTATTACTTATTCCCTATATAGGAATCTTAATTGGTTCGTTATTACCCGCATTAGTTGCTTTGGCAACAAAAGATTCGTCTTGGTATGCAGTTGCCGTAATTGGAGTGTTTGGATTTGTTCAATTTTTAGAGGGAAATTTTATTACACCCAAAATTACAGGTTCTAAAGTAAGTGTAAATTCATTTGTTTCTATTATAGCTTTGGTTTTGTTTTCAATGTTATGGGGGACAGCAGGAATGGTTTTAGCATTGCCTATAACTGCTTCATTAAAAATAATTTTTGATCATACGCAACATTTAAAACCCTATGGTTTTTTGATAGGTGAACCATTAGATGAACATTTAAAGAGCAATGCTATGCATCGATTGAAGATTTGGAAAGAAATAAGAGCAAATAAAAATTAA
- a CDS encoding GNAT family N-acetyltransferase, translating into MNLNVKKIPFNKTFVVRHPVLRANRPVEECYFEGDELPSTTHFGLFDQDNLVGVLSVFENKHPNFNEGKVFQIRGMALLKEYQNKNLGVILLNKAEAYVNTQKGTVIWFNAREKAVNFYKKNGFQIKGTLFEIPQIGSHYLMFKQLT; encoded by the coding sequence ATGAATCTTAACGTAAAAAAAATTCCTTTTAATAAAACTTTTGTTGTTCGTCATCCAGTTTTAAGAGCAAATCGACCGGTAGAAGAATGTTATTTTGAGGGTGATGAATTACCCTCCACTACACATTTCGGATTGTTTGATCAGGATAATTTAGTAGGGGTGCTTTCCGTTTTTGAAAATAAACATCCTAATTTTAATGAAGGAAAAGTGTTTCAAATTAGAGGAATGGCTTTATTAAAAGAATATCAAAATAAAAATCTTGGAGTCATTTTATTAAATAAAGCAGAAGCTTATGTGAATACTCAAAAAGGTACTGTTATTTGGTTTAACGCTCGTGAAAAAGCGGTTAATTTTTATAAAAAAAATGGATTTCAAATTAAAGGTACTTTATTTGAAATTCCTCAAATTGGGTCGCACTATCTAATGTTTAAACAATTGACTTAA
- the pepE gene encoding dipeptidase PepE: MKKVIIASTSTLYESGYLAYLKDELKNHFQGVKNLLFVPFARPSGISHDDYTAKVAVFFKDLGIQVKGVHEFENPIEAVENAEAIFTGGGNTFVLVSMLYKFNLLDAIEKAVNKGVPYLGTSAGSNICGLTMGTTNDMPIVYPPSFKTLGLVSFNINPHYLDPIEGSTHMGETRETRINEFHHYNPQSVLGLREGSWLEVLGDKITLKGNLSARLFQKGKQPVEIETGSDLSDLK, from the coding sequence ATGAAAAAAGTCATTATCGCTAGTACTTCTACACTTTATGAAAGTGGGTATCTAGCGTATTTAAAAGATGAATTAAAAAATCATTTTCAAGGTGTTAAGAATTTACTTTTTGTTCCTTTTGCTAGACCAAGTGGAATTTCTCACGACGATTATACCGCTAAAGTAGCTGTGTTTTTTAAAGATTTAGGAATACAAGTTAAAGGAGTGCATGAATTTGAAAACCCAATTGAGGCTGTTGAAAATGCAGAAGCTATATTTACAGGTGGCGGCAATACGTTTGTGTTGGTTTCTATGTTGTATAAATTTAATTTACTGGATGCTATTGAGAAAGCTGTAAATAAAGGGGTTCCTTATCTGGGGACAAGTGCTGGGAGTAATATTTGTGGTTTAACTATGGGTACTACGAATGATATGCCAATTGTATATCCGCCAAGTTTTAAAACTTTAGGTTTGGTTTCTTTTAATATAAATCCGCATTATTTAGATCCAATAGAAGGATCAACGCATATGGGAGAAACGCGTGAAACCCGAATTAATGAATTCCATCATTATAATCCACAGTCCGTTTTAGGATTAAGAGAAGGTAGTTGGTTGGAAGTTTTGGGAGATAAAATTACATTAAAAGGGAATTTGTCTGCAAGATTGTTTCAAAAAGGAAAACAACCTGTTGAGATTGAAACAGGATCAGATTTAAGTGATTTGAAATAG
- a CDS encoding DUF6702 family protein: MNKLKLILISFIFLISTAFALHKFYIGVFQIDYFKEKKSIQITTRLFIDDFEKVLHKKFNKHFYITTKDEVADANTYIEKYLQEKLKIKVNNKIQNFSFLLKEQEDNVLICYLKIKFSDKIKSLEITNNVLIEEFKEQQNLVHLNNNGNKKTLLFTNDNNNQKLNY, translated from the coding sequence ATGAATAAATTAAAATTAATTTTAATAAGTTTCATTTTCTTAATAAGTACGGCATTTGCCTTACACAAATTCTACATAGGTGTTTTTCAAATTGATTATTTTAAAGAGAAAAAAAGCATCCAAATCACTACTCGTTTATTTATAGATGACTTTGAAAAAGTATTACATAAAAAATTCAACAAACATTTTTATATAACTACAAAAGATGAAGTAGCAGACGCTAACACTTATATTGAAAAATATTTACAAGAAAAACTAAAAATAAAAGTTAACAATAAAATACAAAATTTTAGTTTCCTTTTAAAAGAACAAGAAGACAATGTACTTATTTGTTATTTGAAGATTAAATTTTCCGATAAAATAAAATCTTTAGAAATTACCAACAATGTTCTAATAGAAGAATTTAAAGAACAACAAAATTTAGTACATTTGAATAATAATGGTAACAAAAAAACACTTTTGTTTACTAATGATAATAATAACCAAAAATTAAACTATTAA